The DNA region GCCAGGGGATCACAGCTCAGATTGAACTTCACCAACACCTACCCACGGTACTGTGCTACAGCAAGCCAACCACTTCACACCATGGGATCCGTTGATAAACCAAGCCTGGCAGGCATTGACCTTCCAATAATCAAGCTCGATACCACACTCACCGAGCTCTTCAGACGAGCGAGCCCACAAAACGCAAGCACCCGTTTGGGAATGGTGTTTTGTGGTGTCAACAGCGGCGTTGACCTCAACCCAGATTTTCCACGCAACACAAAGTACCTCTATCAAGACAGCCCTTTCAACACCGTCCCTCGGAAAGAGCTCACACGAAAGAACCACGACCTCAGGAAGTCCCTAGCTATGAAGTATCTCAGCCTCATCCCCCAAAGAGACGCCTTCATCGCAGGTCCATCCCCAGTGATCATGTTCAACATGAACCAGTCCCCCGCCACAGTCGCCCACGATCGTGaagaagccaccaccaccctctccgtcCTCGACCCCTCCCAAAGACCTAACCTTGTCTTCTGCCCCGGCCCGTCCAAGATCCCCATGAAAGAATACGGCATCGACAAGATCACCTACAAAATCGTCGCTGACGGCCTGGAGTCATATCCCCTAACCCACTCCCTAGAAACCCACTGGATCCTCAACTCCAAAGCCGGCCTCGCCAGGTCCGGTCTTCCCACGCCCAGGTGCGACATCATCTCCGTCAAGGGATACCCCCCAGCCTCTCCCAGATCCTGCTGCGACGCCTGCCGCGCAGACAAGCGATCCAACGATTTGACATTCATCCCCGAATCTTGCTCCGGCCCAAGCGGTCAATGGGTGAAGACCGAATCTGCCAAAGTGCTCTCTGCCATCTCCTCCCGGCCGGTGCCGTTTGTTCTCAAGAACCAGCAGGTTTTCGGCGGAGCGGGAACCTGGGTGGTGACCACgcaagaacaaaaagacgATTTGCTGTCTGATTTTTCCAGCCCCGACGGCCCCCTGAGGAAGTTGCTGTCCCAAGTCACTCCCGAGAATCATCACATGGATCccgcggcggtggtgatctcGGATATggtctccaaccccatcggGGACTACGGCTTGACCTTTTTTGTCAATGAGGACGGGGAGCCTGTTTTCTTGGCGGCATCAGAGCAAATGACTGATGGGAATAACGCCTGGGTGGGCAGCACCATCGTCTACTCGAGGCAGGAGGCACTGTACGAGAGGTTCCAAGTGTTGATGTCGCGGACTGCGGAATTTGTGGCGAAACATGGGTATGTCGGGCCGGTGGGGATCGATGTCTTGGAGACGGGGACAGAAGGGGAGACGGAGACGCATTGTGGGGAGAGAACAAAGTTTCACGTGGTGGATTTGAATGTTAGGACGTCGGGGAGCCTGGCCTTGCCGTTGTTGAAGGGGCATTTCACCCAAAGGGGGCTGGATTGCGCCAGCAGTTTTGGCATTACGGTTAAGGGCGGAagggaggagtttgtgaggaagtggaggagggagtttgaggagggaaggatgTTTGTGTTGAGTTGGTATGAGGatcgggaggagggggcgagcATTGCGGATGTGGTTGTGGGGGCGGAAAACGAGGAGGGGTTGCAAGGGATGATTGAGCGGGTTAGGGAGGGCAGCGAGGAGGTTATTTTCTAATTGTTTTTCTTGGGGGTTTTCTGGGTTTGTATCAAGCAGGCGGTTTTTATTATTAGCAAGCCGGTGTTGTGGTCTAGAGTCAGATCGACTTTCTGTTCGATATGAGAGAAGCAATGATTTTAGTGGACGATCCGTTAATTCCCAAGTATACTACAGTCCACAGCTCTCAAGGAAAAATGGCTAGGTCCCATATTCGGACCTTGAAATACCACCGGCAGTTGAAGCCCTACTGCTTCCAACGTGGCACGGCAGATCACCGTTGCATCCAGCCCCTCTTTGAGTCTGgttccccttctccaacattTCTTAGTCACTGCTTCCTCAGCTCACAGGAGCCAGTCCGCAGGCGGGGAACTTTCTATTGTTTCCCGCtaaaggcaaagaaggcaaCGCAGGTTAAGCATGGTGTCTGAGCGGGTACCATTCATGAAAAGAGTCTGGGGAAGGTCTATGCAATGATCGCCGCCGTTAATGGCAAGGTAAGTCTCCGTTGGCTTTTCGATTGGTGCGCGAGGACACCATCTGGATGGCTGAGAAACAATAGTTTGTACTGCAAGGTGTGGCACCTCAATTGGAGATGCGCTGGTTTGCAAAGCAGAGGATCATTAAACCCAACATCAGGGCCCGACTCCCGCTGTTGTGCTCCTGACTCTTCTTGCTTTTTGGGCGGGCATCTTCCGCACGTTGGAATATCTGACACGAAATTCGAAGAATAGTTAGAGACAATCAAGATCATGTCAACCCAAAGCGAGCCAGCAACGAGCTCCAATGGCGTCCGGGTGGTgggcgacgaggagaagggcCTCCACAGAACGCAGACTGGGGTGACAATGTCCCCAGAGCTCTTCGAGAAACTCTACCTCACACCAAAAGTTCCCCATGTTGGGGACAACAACAGACGCTTTGCGAATCCTACGGCATTGGGGTTTGTCGGGTGAGTGATGGGCGTGCAGTGGACAAATATAAATACTGACGGCACCATAGCTTCGTGATCTCAACCTTCACCTTTTCAATCGTCTGTatgggatggggtggagCCTCAGGATTCTCTCCTGTCGTGTAAGTCAGCAATGTACAGACCAGAACAGAGAGCTGACTGATACATAATCAAAAACAGGGGgattttcttcttcgtcggccccgtcctcctcctcttcgcaATGGTCTTCGAGTGGATAATGGGGAACTTCTTTCCCATGATGGTCATGGGCCTGTTCGCCGTGTTCTGGCTGAGTTTCGGAATGCTCCAGCTCCCAACTTTGCAACTGGCTGCTCCATATGCCACCGATGCTGATCCGACAGGACTTGCCTCGCGCGAATACAACACCGTCATTGCGCTGTATTTGATTGTCTGGGGGTTCGCCCTAttcaccttcttcatcttcacaTGCAAGATCAACGCTGTCTTTGCCACTATTTTCTTGCTGGTCAGCCTTGGAGCCTGGGTGTTGAGTGGTGCATACTTTCGAGCAAGTGCCGGGGACTTTGATGGTGCTGGGAAACTGCAAAAGGTGAGAGACTTCCACCGGATGAAGACGTCGAGGCTAACACGTCTGGTAATCACAGGCGGGTGGTGCATTATTGTTCATAGTGGCGTTGCTAGGATGGTACATGTgtttcatcatcatggcggGAGAAATGCGCATCACGCTGAGTCTTCCAGTTGGCGATTTAAGCCATCTCTGGCCTAAGACTGATGTCGAGTTAGCGGCAGTTGAGCAGCGTGAGCATCGGGATTGAGGAAGGGGTTAAACCATTGAGCACATCGTTACTGGTGCAGGGAGTTTCAAACATTGAACATGTTTAATGCACACCCATGAGCCACCTACAGTCCTCCACACTCATCTGGCAACTGAAATGGTCAGATGACTCAACAGGTAAGCCGtaggaggggggttttcCGGTGAGCTTTTTTTGATAATACTTTGTCGATGGTGACTTCCTGCGATTGTTTGATTTGAAGCAAAAGACCCTTGATAGGGGAAACCAAGTGTCCTGAGGTGGGAGCAAATCCTCCGGGAGCCGCCCCACTGCTGCGCTCCACAATCGCACCTTCCGCATCTTCACTTCATATCAGGCTGTCATTGAAGGTATTCGAGAACAATCTCAATACATCTTTCAAACCTTCCACACTGTTTCATCCGTTGGGCTTTGGAAGGAGGGAAGCTACCACAAGCAAGGACCCACAATGAGGCAA from Podospora pseudoanserina strain CBS 124.78 chromosome 1, whole genome shotgun sequence includes:
- a CDS encoding hypothetical protein (EggNog:ENOG503P2N2; COG:F); translated protein: MTLLCLLNRGGAARGLRSTSYASSTICCGRHNININPTPTAARGSQLRLNFTNTYPRYCATASQPLHTMGSVDKPSLAGIDLPIIKLDTTLTELFRRASPQNASTRLGMVFCGVNSGVDLNPDFPRNTKYLYQDSPFNTVPRKELTRKNHDLRKSLAMKYLSLIPQRDAFIAGPSPVIMFNMNQSPATVAHDREEATTTLSVLDPSQRPNLVFCPGPSKIPMKEYGIDKITYKIVADGLESYPLTHSLETHWILNSKAGLARSGLPTPRCDIISVKGYPPASPRSCCDACRADKRSNDLTFIPESCSGPSGQWVKTESAKVLSAISSRPVPFVLKNQQVFGGAGTWVVTTQEQKDDLLSDFSSPDGPLRKLLSQVTPENHHMDPAAVVISDMVSNPIGDYGLTFFVNEDGEPVFLAASEQMTDGNNAWVGSTIVYSRQEALYERFQVLMSRTAEFVAKHGYVGPVGIDVLETGTEGETETHCGERTKFHVVDLNVRTSGSLALPLLKGHFTQRGLDCASSFGITVKGGREEFVRKWRREFEEGRMFVLSWYEDREEGASIADVVVGAENEEGLQGMIERVREGSEEVIF
- a CDS encoding hypothetical protein (COG:S; EggNog:ENOG503P0HT); translation: MSTQSEPATSSNGVRVVGDEEKGLHRTQTGVTMSPELFEKLYLTPKVPHVGDNNRRFANPTALGFVGFVISTFTFSIVCMGWGGASGFSPVVGIFFFVGPVLLLFAMVFEWIMGNFFPMMVMGLFAVFWLSFGMLQLPTLQLAAPYATDADPTGLASREYNTVIALYLIVWGFALFTFFIFTCKINAVFATIFLLVSLGAWVLSGAYFRASAGDFDGAGKLQKAGGALLFIVALLGWYMCFIIMAGEMRITLSLPVGDLSHLWPKTDVELAAVEQREHRD